One window from the genome of Paramisgurnus dabryanus chromosome 24, PD_genome_1.1, whole genome shotgun sequence encodes:
- the fndc10 gene encoding fibronectin type III domain-containing protein 10, producing MSRRQGSDLLRSLALLLFLNTGSSALPNRTSAVRFMQYESPGSNNNDTLGINNPEMMPKLMDNSGTVRRWPALGSGGEIGPLCAYRTMSAGNPGRLCFRYTQTDFTCPAPSCRQVTSPGGQLTANLLSNSSVFVQWTSTAPTKSPAPGQTGGFRLSCWWNGSYTQFDCAGVHLGSSCRDYLLSELHTNVHYRLCVRPYATERAEACVEFSLAPDGMQDIVIAMTTVGGAICVMLVIICLLVAYITENIMNPTAQHTLTAQHSHRSHLNTHL from the coding sequence ATGTCACGCCGTCAGGGATCGGATCTCCTCCGCAGCTTAGCTCTTCTGCTGTTTCTCAACACCGGGAGTTCTGCTTTACCGAACCGGACCAGCGCCGTCCGTTTCATGCAATACGAAAGCCCCGGCAGCAATAATAACGACACTCTAGGAATCAATAATCCCGAGATGATGCCAAAGCTAATGGATAATAGCGGGACAGTGAGGCGGTGGCCCGCTTTGGGCTCTGGGGGAGAAATCGGGCCACTGTGCGCCTACCGCACCATGAGCGCGGGTAACCCGGGGCGCTTGTGTTTTCGGTACACGCAGACCGACTTCACGTGCCCGGCTCCTTCATGTCGGCAGGTGACGTCACCCGGCGGGCAGCTCACCGCCAACCTCCTGTCCAACAGCAGCGTGTTCGTTCAGTGGACCTCTACTGCCCCAACAAAGAGCCCCGCACCGGGCCAGACGGGCGGCTTCAGGCTCAGCTGCTGGTGGAACGGCAGCTACACGCAGTTCGACTGCGCAGGCGTGCATTTAGGCAGCAGCTGCAGGGATTATTTACTCAGTGAGCTGCACACAAACGTGCACTACCGCCTCTGCGTGCGACCCTACGCCACCGAGCGAGCAGAAGCCTGCGTGGAGTTCAGCCTCGCGCCCGACGGGATGCAGGACATCGTTATCGCCATGACAACGGTGGGCGGGGCCATCTGCGTGATGCTGGTCATCATCTGTCTGCTGGTGGCGTACATCACTGAAAACATCATGAACCCAACAGCGCAACACACGCTCACTGCGCAGCATTCCCACAGATCTCACTTAAACACACATCTgtga